One window of the Triticum dicoccoides isolate Atlit2015 ecotype Zavitan chromosome 3B, WEW_v2.0, whole genome shotgun sequence genome contains the following:
- the LOC119277930 gene encoding MLO-like protein 1, whose product MEGGGAGGEAEADALEYTPTWIVAGVCSLIVTISLAAERCLHYLGKTLKRKHQKALFEALLKVKEELMLLGFISLLMTVSQDVIQMTCIPPSWTNYLLPCKKMEEHSVAALGGRRLLPRNAPRSDHCRNKGKVPLLSLEALHQLHIFIFVLAITHVIFSVLTMVLGGAKIRQWKQWETEIHKNDAGNGPKKLTNVQQFEFIRERFNGVGMESTMLSWMHSFVKQFYASVTKSDYATMRLGFIMTHCRGNPKFGFHRYMVRALEADFKKVVGIRWYLWIFVVIFMLLNVNGWHTYFWISFLPLILLLAVGTKLEHVIAQLAYDVAEKHSAIEGDLVVNPSDEHFWCGKPRVILYLIHFILFQNAFEIALFFWILTTYGFNSCIMDHVPFIVPRLVIGVVIQLLCSYSTLPLYAIVTQMGTFFKKEIFDEHIQQGLVGWAQKARMRTELSKDAAAAGPTRHGPSSRLEMLRRAAAMMQCRRALPR is encoded by the exons ATGGAGGGCGGTGGCGCTGGCGGGGAGGCGGAGGCGGACGCGCTGGAGTACACGCCGACGTGGATCGTCGCCGGGGTCTGCTCCCTCATCGTGACCATCTCCCTCGCCGCCGAACGATGCCTCCATTACCTCGGCAAG ACGCTCAAGAGGAAGCACCAGAAGGCGCTCTTCGAGGCCCTCCTCAAGGTGAAAGAAG AGCTGATGCTTCTGGGGTTCATCTCTCTGCTGATGACGGTGTCGCAAGATGTGATCCAGATGACATGCATTCCTCCCAGCTGGACCAACTACCTGCTTCCCTGCAAGAAGATGGAGGAGCATTCTGTTGCCGCTCTCGGCGGTCGCAGGCTGCTTCCTAGGAATGCGCCGCGGTCCGACCATTGCAGAAACAAG GGAAAAGTTCCTTTGCTGTCGCTCGAAGCGTTACATCAGTTGCATATTTTCATTTTTGTTCTGGCCATCACCCATGTGATTTTCAGTGTTCTGACCATGGTTTTAGGAGGAGCCAAG ATTCGCCAATGGAAACAATGGGAGACTGAAattcataaaaacgatgcaggaaaCG GACCTAAGAAGTTGACCAACGTTCAACAATTTGAATTTATCAGGGAACGTTTTAATGGTGTTGGCATGGAGTCTACGATGTTGAGCTGGATG CATTCTTTTGTTAAGCAGTTTTATGCATCGGTCACTAAATCAGACTACGCGACCATGCGACTCGGTTTCATCATG ACGCATTGCCGAGGAAACCCGAAATTTGGCTTTCACAGATACATGGTGCGAGCTCTGGAGGCCGATTTCAAGAAGGTGGTTGGCATAAG GTGGTACCTGTGGATATTCGTTGTGATATTCATGCTGCTGAACGTCAATG GCTGGCACACCTACTTCTGGATCTCCTTCCTTCCTCTCATC CTGCTGCTGGCCGTGGGCACGAAGCTGGAGCACGTGATAGCTCAGCTGGCGTACGACGTCGCGGAGAAGCACTCGGCGATCGAGGGCGACCTGGTGGTGAACCCGTCGGACGAGCACTTCTGGTGCGGCAAGCCCAGGGTGATCCTCTACCTGATCCACTTCATCCTCTTCCAGAACGCCTTCGAGATCGCGCTCTTCTTCTGGATCCTT ACCACCTACGGCTTCAACTCGTGCATCATGGACCACGTCCCCTTCATCGTGCCGAGGCTCGTCATCGG GGTCGTCATCCAGCTGCTGTGCAGCTACAGCACCCTGCCGCTGTACGCGATCGTGACGCAGATGGGGACCTTCTTCAAGAAGGAGATCTTCGACGAGCACATCCAGCAGGGGCTGGTGGGGTGGGCGCAGAAGGCCAGGATGAGGACAGAGCTATCCAAGGATGCTGCCGCGGCCGGACCGACCAGGCACGGCCCGTCCTCCCGGCTGGAGATGTTGCGGCGAGCCGCCGCCATGATGCAGTGCCGCCGCGCGCTGCCAAGGTAG
- the LOC119277929 gene encoding serine/threonine-protein kinase rio2-like, which yields MKLDVNALRYLSKDDFRVLTACEMGMRNHEIVPAELVDRIAGLKHGGTYKVLRNLLKNKLVHHDCKKYDGFRLTYLGYDFLAIKTLVNRGVFASVGRQIGVGKESDIFEVATEDGTVLAMKLHRLGRTSFRAVKSKRDYLAHRRSFNWLYLSRLAALKEFAFMKALGDHGFPVPTAVDCNRHCVIMSLVPGYPLVQIRELQNPDDVFDKILGLVIRLAEHGLIHCDFNEFNIMIDDDETVTMIDFPQMVSVSHRNAQMYFDRDIGCIYKFFNKRFNLTEKGGQHGSETDDDDSGRPSFLSIQKSSGALDKELAASGFTKKEQVEIEKFIDENAEEHDSGSDDEDSTSEQESEGGDAVSAEISSLKIVDQDPAGVPDLVVMDSDKHEALSKEHATSTSPSGENKSTDPTDDGIEDPKGAESGGDDDDDNSSEDTEDEDDALLTKQLNKQRKRAMAAALGRRRPLNSRNAYKDKGKGTMNSKIQRQACQW from the exons ATGAAGCTCGACGTGAACGCCCTCCGCTACCTCTCCAAGGATGACTTCCGCGTCCTCACCGCCTGCGAGATGGGCATGCGCAAC CACGAGATCGTGCCCGCGGAGCTCGTCGACCGCATCGCCGGATTGAA GCATGGAGGCACATATAAAGTGCTGCGGAATCTGTTGAAGAACAAACTGGTGCACCATGATTGTAAAAAGT ATGATGGGTTTCGGCTCACATACCTTGGGTATGACTTCCTCGCCATAAAAACTTTGGTCAATCGTGGAGTCTTTGCTTCGGTTGGTCGCCAAATCGGTGTTGGAAAAGAGTCAG ATATATTTGAGGTTGCCACGGAGGATGGAACAGTGTTGGCCATGAAGCTTCATAGGTTGGGTAGGACATCTTTTAGGGCTGTCAAATCAAAGCGTGACTATTTAGCCCACCGGAGGAGCTTTAACTGGCTGTACTTATCACGACTGGCGGCCCTCAAGGAATTTGCTTTTATGAAG GCTTTAGGAGACCATGGATTCCCTGTTCCCACAGCGGTGGACTGCAATCGGCACTGTGTGATTATGTCACTTGTGCCGGGATATCCACT TGTTCAGATAAGAGAATTGCAAAATCCAGATGATGTTTTTGACAAAATTCTTGGTCTTGTAATTCGTTTGGCGGAGCATGGGCTTATACATTGTGATTTTAATGAATTCAATATCATG ATTGACGATGATGAAACTGTTACGATGATTGACTTCCCACAGATGGTATCTGTTTCGCACCGGAATGCCCAGAT GTATTTTGATCGAGATATTGGGTGTATCTACAAGTTCTTCAACAAAAG GTTCAATCTTACAGAGAAAGGTGGACAACATGGCTCTGAAACTGATGATGATGACAGTGGCAGGCCGTCCTTTCTGTCCATTCAAAAGTCTTCTGGTGCCTTGGACAAAGAACTAGCTGCCAGTGGCTTCACCAAAAAAGAGCAAGTTGAGATAGAAAAG TTCATTGATGAGAATGCTGAAGAACACGATTCCGGCTCAGATGATGAGGATTCAACATCAGAACAGGAAAGTGAAGGTGGCGATGCCGTGTCTGCTGAAATCAGTTCCTTGAAAATAGTAGACCAG GACCCTGCAGGTGTGCCTGATCTTGTTGTCATGGATTCAGATAAACATGAAGCTTTATCTAAAGAG CATGCAACAAGCACAAGTCCCAGTGGCGAGAACAAATCAACTGATCCAACCGACGATGGCATCGAGGACCCTAAGGGAGCCGAATCAGgaggcgacgacgacgatgacaacTCGTCTGAGGATactgaggatgaagacgatgcattGCTGACAAAGCAGCTGAACAAGCAAAGGAAAAGGGCGATGGCAGCTGCCCTCGGTCGGAGAAGGCCCCTCAACTCGAGGAACGCTTACAAGGATAAGGGGAAGGGCACCATGAACTCTAAGATCCAGAGGCAAGCCTGCCAATGGTGA